In a single window of the Streptomyces sp. HUAS ZL42 genome:
- the ngcE gene encoding N-acetylglucosamine/diacetylchitobiose ABC transporter substrate-binding protein, giving the protein MGSTSARNGGFEGVGRRDLIKRSAALGLITVPTMSFLSACASGGGDDDSGNDTSKGKATKENPFGAEKGSKLDVVIFKGGYGDNYAKVWEADFQKKLGITSTHTGTQEITGKLQPRFNAGNPPDIVDDSGAQQIKVDVLNKNGQLLDLAEVLDAPSVDDPSKKVRDTVIPGTLDPGTFEGKVVALNYIYTVWGLWYSGKLFKEKGWEEPKTWADFLAVCQDAKKQGIGGLAHQGKYPYYINVAIMDLIAKKGGLDAMKAIDNLDPKAFVGSEAAQAGVEAIYEVVEKGLLMPGTNGLTHTESQTRWNQYKAAFITCGSWLENEQLKTTPADFDMKFMPMPLLPDSKLPFEAIRAGAGEPFIIPVKAKNLAGAKEFMRRMLSKEWSTQFAKEANSLTILKDGVDTSVQLRPGTQSTVEASKAAGDNTFRYMYVDWYSEMGAALEAASNELMAKRIQPKEWLKRAQAAVDKQAKDPASKKNHRD; this is encoded by the coding sequence ATGGGATCCACTTCTGCGCGCAACGGCGGTTTTGAAGGTGTCGGCCGCCGTGATCTGATCAAGCGGTCCGCCGCACTCGGCCTGATCACCGTTCCCACGATGAGCTTCCTGTCCGCGTGTGCCAGCGGCGGCGGGGACGACGACTCCGGCAACGACACGTCCAAGGGAAAGGCGACCAAGGAGAACCCCTTCGGCGCCGAGAAGGGCAGCAAGCTCGACGTCGTCATCTTCAAGGGCGGTTACGGCGACAACTACGCCAAGGTGTGGGAGGCCGACTTCCAGAAGAAGCTCGGCATCACCTCCACCCACACCGGGACACAGGAGATCACCGGCAAGCTGCAGCCCCGCTTCAACGCCGGCAACCCGCCGGACATCGTGGACGACTCCGGCGCCCAGCAGATCAAGGTCGACGTCCTCAACAAGAACGGCCAGCTCCTCGACCTCGCCGAGGTACTGGACGCCCCGTCGGTCGACGACCCCTCCAAGAAGGTCCGTGACACCGTCATCCCCGGCACCCTCGACCCGGGCACGTTCGAGGGCAAGGTCGTCGCCCTCAACTACATCTACACGGTCTGGGGCCTGTGGTACTCGGGCAAGCTCTTCAAGGAGAAGGGCTGGGAGGAGCCCAAGACCTGGGCGGACTTCCTCGCCGTCTGCCAGGACGCCAAGAAGCAGGGCATCGGCGGCCTCGCCCACCAGGGCAAGTACCCGTACTACATCAACGTCGCCATCATGGACCTGATCGCCAAGAAGGGCGGCCTGGACGCCATGAAGGCGATCGACAACCTCGACCCCAAGGCCTTCGTCGGCTCAGAGGCGGCGCAGGCGGGCGTCGAGGCGATCTACGAGGTCGTCGAGAAGGGCCTGCTGATGCCCGGCACGAACGGCCTGACCCACACCGAGTCCCAGACCCGCTGGAACCAGTACAAGGCCGCCTTCATCACCTGCGGTTCCTGGCTGGAGAACGAGCAGCTCAAGACGACGCCCGCGGACTTCGACATGAAGTTCATGCCGATGCCGCTGCTGCCCGACAGCAAGTTGCCCTTCGAGGCGATCCGGGCCGGCGCCGGAGAGCCCTTCATCATCCCGGTGAAGGCGAAGAACCTCGCCGGGGCCAAGGAGTTCATGCGGCGCATGCTCTCCAAGGAGTGGTCGACGCAGTTCGCCAAGGAGGCGAACTCGCTGACCATCCTCAAGGACGGCGTGGACACCAGCGTCCAGCTGCGGCCGGGGACCCAGTCCACCGTCGAGGCGTCCAAAGCGGCGGGCGACAACACCTTCCGCTACATGTACGTCGACTGGTACAGCGAGATGGGTGCCGCCCTCGAGGCCGCGTCCAACGAACTGATGGCCAAGCGCATCCAGCCGAAGGAGTGGCTCAAGCGCGCCCAGGCCGCGGTCGACAAGCAGGCCAAGGACCCGGCCTCGAAGAAGAACCACCGGGACTGA
- a CDS encoding GH92 family glycosyl hydrolase, giving the protein MAMGSQGAAEALPAKAPATTGSFASSFEADDPAPDWLSTVDTAPDGGKRASGVDGGYSSGIPGNVTDHVTDVRASGEYTDAGEVKENLVDGEAGTKWLTFEPTGWVEFDLDKSLKITQYALTSANDFAERDPADWTLKGSTDGSDWKTLDTRSGESFPERFQTRTYDIAEPAAEYRHFRLDITKNNGASGILQLADVQFSTGGGDGPVPQDMLSLVDRGPSGSPTAKAGAGFTGKRALRYAGRHTADGRAYSYNKVFDVNVAVRRDTQLSYRIFPSMADGDRDYDATNVSVDLAFTDGTYLSDLGAPDQHGFALSPRGQGAAKALYVNQWNNVVSRIGSVAAGRTVDRILVAYDSAKGPARFRGWIDDVTIKAVAPERPKAHLSDYALTTRGTNSSGSFSRGNNFPATAVPHGFNFWTPVTNASSLSWLYDYARANNADNLPTIQAFSASHEPSPWMGDRQTFQVMPSAASGTPDTGRTARALAFRHENETARPYSYAVRFENGLKAEMAPTDHAAVLRFTYPGDDASVLFDNVTDQAGLTLDKAAGVITGYSDVKSGLSTGATRLFVYGVFDKPVTEGASSGVQGYLRFDAGADRTVTLRLATSLISVDQAKDNLRQEVPDGTSFETVRTRAQRAWDRILGRVEVEGATPDQLTTLYSSLYRLYLYPNSGFEKVGSKYQYASPFSPMPGPDTPTHTGAKIVDGKVYVNNGFWDTYRTTWPAYSLLTPGQAGEMVDGFVQQYRDGGWTSRWSSPGYADLMTGTSSDVAFADAYVKGVDFDAETAYAAALKNATVVPPSSGVGRKGMTTSPFLGYTSTDTHEGLSWALEGYLNDYGIARMGQALYKKTGEKHYQEESAYFLNRARDYVNLFDSKAGFFQGRNTKGDWRVDSSAYDPRVWGYDYTETNGWGYAFTAPQDSRGLANLYGGRGGLAEKLDTYFATPETASPDFVGSYGGVIHEMTEARDVWMGMYGHSNQVAHHVNYMYDAAGQPWKTQKNVREVLSRLYTGSEIGQGYHGDEDNGEQSAWFLFSALGFYPLVMGSGEYAVGSPLFTKATVHLENGKDLVVRAPKNSARNVYVQGLKVNGSTWTSTSLPHSLLAKGGVLEFEMGPRPSSWGTGKNAAPVSITKDDKVPTPRADVLRGEGALFDDTSATAASVTAVDLPVPARAKAVQYTLTSSDRTKAPTGWTLQGSSDGTTWTPLDRCSGESFAWDRQTRAFSVGSPGTYEKYRLVLDGEATVAEVELLA; this is encoded by the coding sequence ATGGCCATGGGTTCCCAGGGGGCCGCGGAAGCCCTGCCCGCCAAGGCCCCTGCCACCACCGGGTCTTTCGCGTCCTCCTTCGAGGCGGACGATCCGGCCCCCGACTGGCTCAGCACCGTCGACACCGCGCCGGACGGCGGCAAGCGGGCTTCCGGCGTCGACGGCGGCTACAGCAGCGGCATCCCCGGCAACGTCACCGACCATGTGACCGACGTCCGGGCGAGCGGCGAGTACACGGACGCCGGCGAGGTGAAGGAGAACCTCGTCGACGGAGAAGCCGGCACCAAATGGCTGACCTTCGAACCCACCGGCTGGGTCGAGTTCGACCTGGACAAATCACTCAAAATCACACAATACGCACTCACTTCGGCCAATGACTTCGCCGAGCGCGACCCGGCCGACTGGACCCTCAAGGGCTCCACGGACGGCAGCGACTGGAAAACCCTCGACACCCGCTCCGGCGAGTCGTTCCCCGAGCGGTTCCAGACCAGGACGTACGACATCGCCGAGCCGGCCGCCGAGTACCGGCACTTCCGGCTCGACATCACGAAGAACAACGGCGCCTCCGGCATCCTGCAACTCGCCGACGTGCAGTTCTCGACGGGCGGCGGTGACGGCCCCGTCCCGCAGGACATGCTCTCCCTCGTCGACCGCGGCCCGAGCGGCTCGCCGACGGCGAAGGCGGGTGCCGGCTTCACGGGCAAGCGGGCGCTGCGCTACGCCGGGCGGCACACGGCCGACGGGCGGGCGTACTCGTACAACAAGGTCTTCGACGTCAACGTGGCCGTCCGGCGGGACACGCAGCTGTCGTACCGGATCTTCCCGTCGATGGCGGACGGGGACCGCGACTACGACGCCACGAACGTCTCCGTGGACCTGGCCTTCACGGACGGGACCTACCTGAGCGACCTCGGGGCGCCCGACCAGCACGGCTTCGCGCTGTCTCCGCGGGGGCAGGGCGCCGCCAAGGCGCTCTACGTCAACCAGTGGAACAACGTCGTGTCGCGGATCGGGTCCGTCGCCGCCGGGCGGACGGTCGACCGGATCCTGGTGGCGTACGACTCCGCCAAGGGGCCGGCGAGGTTCCGCGGCTGGATCGACGACGTGACGATCAAGGCTGTCGCTCCCGAGAGGCCGAAGGCCCACCTGTCCGACTACGCACTCACCACCCGCGGCACCAACTCCAGCGGGAGCTTCTCGCGCGGCAACAACTTCCCGGCGACCGCCGTGCCGCACGGCTTCAACTTCTGGACGCCCGTCACCAACGCGTCCTCGCTGAGCTGGCTGTACGACTACGCACGTGCGAACAACGCGGACAACCTGCCGACGATCCAGGCGTTCAGCGCGAGCCACGAGCCCAGTCCCTGGATGGGCGATCGGCAGACCTTCCAGGTGATGCCGTCCGCCGCCTCGGGCACCCCGGACACCGGGCGTACGGCACGGGCGCTGGCCTTCCGGCACGAGAACGAGACCGCGCGGCCGTACTCGTACGCGGTCCGCTTCGAGAACGGTCTGAAGGCGGAGATGGCGCCGACGGACCACGCGGCCGTGCTCCGCTTCACCTACCCCGGCGACGACGCGAGCGTGCTGTTCGACAACGTGACGGACCAGGCGGGCCTCACCCTCGACAAGGCCGCCGGAGTGATCACCGGGTACTCGGACGTGAAGTCCGGGCTGTCCACCGGCGCCACCCGGCTCTTCGTGTACGGCGTCTTCGACAAGCCCGTGACCGAGGGCGCCTCGAGCGGTGTCCAGGGCTACCTGCGCTTCGACGCGGGGGCCGACCGCACGGTCACCCTGCGCCTCGCCACCTCGCTCATCAGCGTCGACCAGGCGAAGGACAACCTGCGCCAGGAGGTCCCGGACGGCACGTCCTTCGAGACGGTCAGAACCCGCGCCCAGCGCGCATGGGACCGGATCCTCGGCAGGGTCGAGGTCGAAGGAGCGACACCGGACCAGCTGACCACCCTGTACTCCAGCCTGTACCGGCTGTATCTGTACCCCAACTCCGGTTTCGAGAAGGTCGGTTCGAAGTACCAGTACGCGTCCCCGTTCTCGCCGATGCCGGGTCCGGACACCCCGACCCACACCGGCGCGAAGATCGTCGACGGGAAGGTGTACGTCAACAACGGCTTCTGGGACACGTACCGGACGACGTGGCCGGCGTACTCGCTCCTGACTCCCGGTCAGGCGGGCGAGATGGTCGACGGTTTCGTGCAGCAGTACAGGGACGGCGGCTGGACCTCGCGCTGGTCGTCGCCGGGGTACGCGGACCTCATGACCGGCACCTCGTCGGACGTCGCCTTCGCGGACGCATACGTCAAGGGCGTCGACTTCGACGCGGAGACGGCGTACGCCGCGGCCCTGAAGAACGCCACGGTCGTGCCGCCCTCCTCGGGTGTGGGCCGCAAGGGGATGACCACCTCCCCCTTCCTGGGCTACACGAGCACCGACACGCACGAGGGCCTGTCGTGGGCGCTGGAGGGATACCTCAACGACTACGGCATCGCGCGGATGGGCCAGGCCCTCTACAAGAAGACCGGCGAGAAGCACTACCAGGAGGAGTCGGCGTACTTCCTCAACCGGGCCCGGGACTACGTCAACCTCTTCGACTCCAAGGCCGGCTTCTTCCAGGGCCGGAACACGAAGGGTGACTGGCGGGTCGACTCGTCCGCGTACGACCCGCGCGTCTGGGGCTACGACTACACCGAGACGAACGGCTGGGGCTATGCCTTCACCGCCCCGCAGGACAGCCGGGGCCTGGCGAACCTGTACGGCGGCCGCGGCGGGCTGGCGGAGAAGCTCGACACGTACTTCGCCACCCCGGAGACCGCCTCGCCCGACTTCGTCGGCTCGTACGGCGGTGTCATCCACGAGATGACGGAGGCGCGGGACGTGTGGATGGGTATGTACGGGCACTCCAACCAGGTCGCCCACCACGTCAACTACATGTACGACGCGGCCGGACAGCCCTGGAAGACGCAGAAGAACGTCCGCGAGGTGCTGTCACGGTTGTACACCGGCAGCGAGATCGGGCAGGGCTACCACGGTGACGAGGACAACGGCGAGCAGTCGGCCTGGTTCCTGTTCTCCGCACTGGGCTTCTACCCGCTGGTGATGGGCAGCGGAGAGTACGCCGTCGGGTCCCCCTTGTTCACCAAGGCGACCGTGCATCTGGAGAACGGGAAGGACCTGGTCGTCAGGGCGCCGAAGAACAGTGCGCGGAACGTGTACGTGCAGGGTCTGAAGGTCAACGGCAGTACGTGGACCTCGACTTCGCTCCCCCACTCGCTGCTCGCGAAGGGCGGGGTCCTGGAGTTCGAGATGGGTCCGCGGCCGTCGTCGTGGGGCACCGGCAAGAACGCCGCCCCCGTGTCGATCACCAAGGACGACAAGGTGCCGACGCCGCGTGCGGATGTGCTGCGGGGCGAGGGCGCGCTCTTCGACGACACGTCGGCGACGGCTGCGAGCGTGACCGCCGTGGACCTGCCGGTCCCGGCGCGTGCGAAGGCCGTGCAGTACACCCTGACATCGTCGGACCGGACAAAGGCCCCGACCGGATGGACGCTCCAGGGGTCCTCGGACGGCACGACGTGGACACCGCTCGACCGGTGCTCCGGTGAGTCCTTCGCCTGGGACAGACAGACCCGGGCGTTCTCCGTGGGATCACCCGGTACGTACGAGAAGTACCGCCTGGTCCTCGACGGTGAGGCAACCGTCGCGGAGGTCGAACTCCTCGCCTGA
- a CDS encoding YciI family protein, giving the protein MEFFCYHRDRPGSTALRHELLEEHWSYMDRYAAEMIARGPTFADDGETPTGSVHIVDLPDPAAARAFAFDEPNYQAGAYRDVLLRRWRNTLGRTMWDFPGGPAGGNRYLVLGLGSGEAADLEVPADRDELIAYGPLLCDDGTTWLGTAALVRAPDPEAARTVLTPERYADIEVHDWEFGGRR; this is encoded by the coding sequence ATGGAGTTCTTCTGTTACCACCGCGATCGGCCCGGCTCCACGGCGCTGCGCCACGAACTGCTGGAAGAGCACTGGTCCTACATGGACCGGTACGCGGCGGAGATGATCGCCCGGGGTCCGACCTTCGCCGACGACGGCGAGACGCCCACCGGCAGCGTGCACATCGTCGATCTGCCGGATCCCGCCGCCGCCCGCGCGTTCGCCTTCGACGAGCCCAACTACCAGGCCGGCGCGTACCGCGACGTGCTGCTGCGCCGGTGGCGCAACACGCTGGGGCGCACCATGTGGGACTTCCCGGGTGGCCCGGCCGGTGGCAACCGGTACCTGGTGCTCGGCCTCGGCTCCGGGGAGGCCGCCGACCTCGAAGTGCCGGCCGACCGGGACGAGCTGATCGCGTACGGGCCCCTGCTCTGCGACGACGGCACCACCTGGCTGGGTACGGCGGCGCTCGTCCGGGCGCCGGACCCGGAGGCGGCACGTACCGTCCTGACCCCGGAACGCTACGCCGACATCGAGGTCCACGACTGGGAGTTCGGCGGCCGGCGGTAG
- a CDS encoding lytic polysaccharide monooxygenase has protein sequence MILTKLLRVRALFLVLVSLLATIPALGLVMTAGGKAEAHGTPMKPGSRTFLCWQDGLTDTGEIKPINPACKAAQQVSGTTPFYNWFSVLRSDGAGRTRGFVPDGQLCSGGNTNFTGFNLPRDDWPLTHLTSGAAVDFSYNAWAAHPGWFYVYVTKDGFDPKQTLTWDAMEDQPFLTVDHPPLNGSPGTVEADYSWTGTLPANKSGRHIIYMVWQRSDSQETFYSCSDVVFDGGNGEVTGIHDPGSPTDPVPGECSATRRTTNSWSGGYQSEVTVTNTGDVPMLGWMVDWTLPAGQQVESLWNGNATYNGQAVMVHNADWNGSLSPGQSATFGYVVSGSGGDSTTSLPCRVG, from the coding sequence ATGATCCTGACAAAACTACTACGCGTCAGAGCCCTCTTCCTGGTCCTGGTCTCCCTCCTCGCCACGATCCCCGCCCTCGGCCTCGTCATGACGGCCGGCGGCAAGGCGGAGGCCCACGGCACCCCCATGAAACCCGGCAGCCGCACCTTCCTGTGCTGGCAGGACGGCCTGACCGACACCGGCGAGATCAAGCCCATCAACCCGGCCTGCAAGGCGGCCCAGCAGGTCAGTGGCACCACCCCGTTCTACAACTGGTTCTCCGTGCTGCGCTCGGACGGCGCCGGCCGCACCCGCGGCTTCGTGCCGGACGGTCAGTTGTGCAGCGGCGGCAACACCAACTTCACCGGCTTCAACCTGCCGCGCGACGACTGGCCGCTCACCCACCTCACCTCCGGCGCGGCGGTCGACTTCTCGTACAACGCCTGGGCCGCGCACCCGGGTTGGTTCTACGTCTACGTCACCAAGGACGGCTTCGACCCGAAGCAGACCCTCACCTGGGACGCCATGGAGGACCAGCCCTTCCTCACGGTCGACCACCCGCCGCTCAACGGCAGCCCGGGCACGGTCGAGGCCGACTACTCCTGGACCGGCACGCTCCCGGCCAACAAGTCGGGGCGCCACATCATCTACATGGTGTGGCAGCGCTCCGACAGCCAGGAGACGTTCTACTCCTGCTCCGACGTCGTCTTCGACGGCGGCAACGGCGAGGTGACGGGCATTCACGACCCGGGCAGCCCCACCGACCCGGTGCCCGGCGAGTGCTCCGCCACCCGCCGTACGACGAACAGCTGGTCCGGCGGGTACCAGTCCGAGGTGACCGTCACCAACACCGGCGACGTCCCGATGCTGGGCTGGATGGTCGACTGGACCCTCCCGGCCGGCCAGCAGGTCGAAAGCCTCTGGAACGGCAACGCGACGTACAACGGCCAGGCGGTGATGGTCCACAACGCCGACTGGAACGGATCACTGAGTCCGGGGCAGAGCGCGACCTTCGGTTACGTCGTTTCCGGCTCGGGCGGTGACAGCACGACGAGCCTTCCCTGCAGGGTCGGCTGA
- a CDS encoding Uma2 family endonuclease: MGAVMTTPQQGRATEDTWMFPPADGWTFDQVKHLELPFDWELVDGRIVVRGQTKLWHNQVRDMLAAALKTASTEPYRVVAEQCLLVDDQNTPKPDVIVFDPRELNFFEVECVPVGKVSLVVEVVSPGSRQDDRVRKPALFAAHKVPCYWRVELDRDQRLAVHEYWLNADTRSYFPAPLHPVHHDKLITEMPFPVEIDLDALVGF; the protein is encoded by the coding sequence ATGGGAGCAGTGATGACCACACCCCAGCAGGGACGGGCCACCGAGGACACCTGGATGTTCCCGCCGGCCGACGGCTGGACCTTCGACCAGGTCAAGCACTTGGAACTGCCCTTCGACTGGGAACTCGTGGACGGACGGATCGTGGTTCGAGGACAGACCAAGCTCTGGCACAACCAAGTCAGGGACATGCTGGCGGCAGCTCTGAAGACGGCGAGCACCGAGCCGTATCGGGTCGTTGCCGAGCAATGCTTGTTGGTGGACGACCAGAACACACCCAAGCCCGACGTGATCGTCTTCGACCCTCGAGAGCTGAACTTCTTCGAGGTCGAGTGTGTTCCGGTGGGGAAGGTCTCCCTCGTCGTGGAGGTCGTCTCCCCCGGCTCCCGCCAGGACGACCGAGTGCGCAAGCCCGCCCTCTTCGCGGCGCACAAGGTCCCCTGCTACTGGCGTGTGGAACTCGACCGGGATCAGCGGCTCGCGGTGCACGAGTACTGGCTGAACGCGGACACACGTTCATACTTCCCGGCCCCCCTGCACCCGGTGCACCACGACAAGCTCATCACCGAGATGCCTTTCCCGGTCGAGATCGATCTCGACGCCCTCGTCGGTTTCTGA